A single Cnuibacter physcomitrellae DNA region contains:
- the radA gene encoding DNA repair protein RadA, whose translation MATRASARTTSGFRCTECGWQAAKWAGRCGECQSWGTVVAVSEQEGILRTVKPVVVDEARIARPITEIDSDAASHWATGIGEFDRVLGGGLVPGAAILLSGEPGVGKSTLLLEVAAKAASEHLRVLYVSAEESASQVKLRAERTHSLSPTLMLASETDLGTVLGQIDAVQPHLLIVDSVQTVSSSSLDSAAGSPTQVREVATSLIRIAKQRSLPVLLVGHVTKDGSIAGPRLLEHLVDVVCQFEGDRQTSLRFVRALKNRFGPTDEVGCFEMTGDGIREVPDPSGLFLSRGSDAVSGTCVTVALEGRRALPVEVQALVVATPSPNPRRVTNGVDSSRVAMILAVLERRARLTLSDKDVYVSTVGGVKLVEPAADLAIALALASAAQDRPLAHALAAYGEISLAGEVRPVASARIRAAEARRLGFTTLVDDEARHLGRALGRAFS comes from the coding sequence ATGGCGACCAGAGCATCCGCGCGCACGACGAGCGGCTTCCGCTGCACGGAGTGCGGGTGGCAGGCGGCGAAGTGGGCGGGGCGCTGCGGCGAGTGCCAGAGCTGGGGCACCGTGGTCGCCGTGTCCGAGCAGGAGGGCATCCTCCGCACGGTCAAGCCCGTGGTGGTCGACGAGGCGCGCATCGCCAGGCCCATCACCGAGATCGACTCGGATGCGGCGTCCCACTGGGCCACGGGGATCGGCGAGTTCGACCGCGTGCTCGGCGGTGGGCTCGTGCCCGGCGCCGCCATCCTGCTCTCCGGCGAGCCCGGCGTGGGCAAGTCCACGCTGCTGCTCGAGGTCGCGGCGAAGGCCGCGTCCGAGCACCTGAGGGTGCTCTACGTGTCGGCCGAGGAGTCGGCGTCGCAGGTGAAGCTGCGCGCGGAGCGGACGCACTCGCTGTCTCCGACGCTCATGCTCGCCTCCGAGACCGACCTCGGCACGGTGCTCGGGCAGATCGACGCGGTCCAGCCGCACCTCCTGATCGTCGACTCCGTGCAGACCGTGTCGTCCTCCTCGCTCGACAGCGCGGCAGGCAGCCCCACGCAGGTGCGCGAGGTCGCGACGTCCCTCATCCGCATCGCCAAGCAGCGGTCGCTGCCCGTGCTGCTGGTCGGCCACGTCACGAAGGACGGGTCGATCGCCGGCCCTCGACTGCTGGAGCACCTGGTCGACGTGGTCTGCCAGTTCGAGGGCGACCGCCAGACCTCGCTGCGCTTCGTCCGCGCGCTCAAGAACCGCTTCGGCCCCACCGACGAGGTGGGCTGCTTCGAGATGACGGGCGACGGCATCCGCGAGGTGCCCGACCCGTCGGGCCTGTTCCTCTCCCGGGGGTCGGATGCGGTGAGCGGCACCTGCGTCACGGTCGCGCTGGAGGGGCGTCGGGCCCTGCCCGTCGAGGTGCAGGCTCTCGTCGTCGCGACGCCGTCGCCCAACCCGCGGCGGGTCACGAACGGTGTCGACTCCTCGCGGGTGGCCATGATCCTCGCGGTGCTGGAGCGGCGAGCGCGTCTCACGCTGAGCGACAAGGACGTCTACGTCTCGACCGTGGGCGGGGTGAAGCTGGTCGAGCCGGCCGCCGATCTCGCGATCGCGCTGGCGCTGGCCTCGGCGGCACAGGACCGCCCGCTCGCCCACGCGCTGGCCGCGTACGGCGAGATCAGCCTCGCCGGGGAGGTGCGTCCGGTGGCCTCCGCGCGCATCCGCGCCGCCGAGGCCCGCCGCCTGGGCTTCACCACCCTCGTCGACGACGAGGCGCGCCACCTCGGCCGCGCCCTGGGCCGCGCCTTCTCCTAG
- a CDS encoding 8-oxo-dGTP diphosphatase, which yields MSRVSPYQVCVAFLLRDGADGPEVLLGKKKTGLGSGNIVGLGGKIEAGETAVDAIVREIHEESGLVVAPDDVSERGLVRFAFPYRENWSQDSTVFVVTRWTGEPEESDELTPAWYPVDRLPLDGMWDDARYWLPGVLAGERIFADFVFGEDCTTVSGHEIHDAALL from the coding sequence GTGTCCCGAGTGTCTCCGTACCAGGTCTGCGTCGCCTTCCTCCTGCGCGACGGCGCCGACGGGCCCGAGGTGCTGCTGGGGAAGAAGAAGACGGGGCTGGGCTCGGGCAACATCGTCGGGCTCGGAGGCAAGATCGAGGCGGGGGAGACCGCCGTCGACGCGATCGTGCGCGAGATCCACGAGGAGTCGGGGCTCGTCGTGGCGCCCGACGACGTGTCCGAGCGCGGACTCGTCCGCTTCGCGTTCCCGTACCGCGAGAACTGGAGCCAGGACTCGACGGTCTTCGTGGTGACCCGATGGACCGGCGAGCCGGAGGAGTCGGACGAGCTCACCCCCGCCTGGTACCCGGTCGACCGCCTGCCCCTCGACGGCATGTGGGACGACGCCCGCTACTGGCTCCCGGGCGTGCTGGCCGGGGAGCGGATCTTCGCCGACTTCGTCTTCGGCGAGGACTGCACCACGGTCTCGGGCCACGAGATCCACGACGCCGCCCTGCTCTGA
- a CDS encoding phosphodiesterase encodes MRTAEYPRPNHFLLHISDTHLLARRGKLYDRVDSTAYLEQLFDELEASGGRPEAIVFTGDLADKGEADAYRNLRAIVEPAAQRLGARVIWVMGNHDERRAFRAGLFGEVPTDKSVDRVYDVNGLRVITLDSTVPGHHHGEVSGEQLDWLAEELAIPAPHGTILAMHHPPVPSVLDLAVSVELRDQRSLAEVVEGSDIRSIIAGHLHYSTTATFAGIPVSVASATCYTQDLNVETGGTRGRDGAQGFNLVHVYEHTVLHSVVPLGSFPALDHITAEESARRLAAQGVRIAEAVSPRVAPEPPMTMPVLLPTRR; translated from the coding sequence ATGCGCACGGCCGAATACCCGAGGCCGAACCACTTCCTGCTCCACATCAGCGACACGCACCTCCTCGCCCGACGCGGCAAGCTGTACGACCGCGTCGACAGCACCGCCTACCTCGAGCAGCTCTTCGACGAGCTCGAGGCCTCCGGCGGCAGGCCCGAGGCGATCGTCTTCACCGGCGACCTCGCCGACAAGGGCGAGGCGGATGCGTACCGGAACCTGCGGGCGATCGTCGAGCCCGCCGCGCAGCGGCTCGGCGCCCGCGTCATCTGGGTGATGGGCAACCACGACGAGCGCCGCGCCTTCCGGGCTGGGCTCTTCGGCGAGGTGCCGACCGACAAGTCGGTCGATCGCGTGTACGACGTGAACGGCCTGCGCGTGATCACCCTCGACTCGACGGTCCCGGGCCATCACCACGGCGAGGTGTCGGGCGAGCAGCTCGACTGGCTCGCCGAGGAGCTCGCCATCCCGGCCCCGCACGGCACCATCCTGGCGATGCACCACCCGCCCGTGCCCAGCGTGCTCGATCTCGCGGTCTCGGTCGAGCTGCGCGACCAGCGGAGCCTCGCCGAGGTCGTCGAGGGCAGCGACATCCGGTCGATCATCGCCGGCCACCTGCACTACTCGACCACGGCGACGTTCGCCGGGATCCCGGTCTCCGTCGCCTCCGCCACCTGCTACACGCAGGACCTCAACGTGGAGACCGGCGGCACGAGGGGTCGCGACGGCGCCCAGGGCTTCAACCTGGTGCACGTCTACGAGCACACGGTGCTGCACTCGGTCGTCCCGCTCGGAAGCTTCCCCGCGCTCGACCACATCACCGCGGAGGAGTCGGCTCGCCGACTGGCCGCGCAGGGCGTCCGGATCGCCGAGGCGGTCAGCCCACGGGTTGCGCCAGAGCCCCCGATGACGATGCCGGTCCTTCTGCCGACCCGACGCTGA
- the thiE gene encoding thiamine phosphate synthase, translating into MNADLSVYLVTDSRLAAAAGHDLVELVLAAVEGGATAVQVREKDAPAREFLATVTRLGRALPEGVALLVNDRVDVFLAARGSGARVSGVHVGQSDLPVATVREMIGPDALLGLSASTPEQLREAAAHPSRVDYVGIGALHPTTTKRDAPAALGHDEFARLVAVGDLPAVGIGGVTEADLPRMRAAGAAGAAVVSAICSAPDPAVAARRLRAAWGASS; encoded by the coding sequence GTGAACGCCGATCTCTCCGTCTACCTCGTGACGGACTCGCGCCTCGCCGCCGCTGCCGGCCACGACCTCGTCGAGCTCGTGCTCGCGGCGGTGGAGGGCGGTGCCACCGCCGTCCAGGTGAGGGAGAAGGATGCACCGGCTCGCGAGTTCCTCGCCACCGTGACCCGGCTCGGGCGGGCCCTTCCCGAGGGGGTCGCGCTCCTGGTCAACGACCGCGTCGACGTCTTCCTCGCCGCGCGCGGGTCGGGAGCGCGGGTGAGCGGTGTGCACGTCGGCCAATCCGACCTGCCCGTCGCGACGGTGCGGGAGATGATCGGGCCGGACGCGCTGCTCGGTCTCAGCGCGTCGACGCCCGAGCAGCTGAGGGAGGCGGCCGCGCATCCGTCGCGGGTCGACTACGTCGGGATCGGGGCGCTGCATCCCACGACGACCAAGAGGGACGCGCCCGCCGCCCTCGGGCACGACGAGTTCGCGCGGCTGGTCGCTGTCGGCGACCTGCCCGCGGTGGGCATCGGGGGCGTGACCGAGGCGGACCTGCCGCGGATGCGCGCGGCGGGTGCGGCCGGCGCCGCGGTGGTCTCGGCGATCTGCTCGGCACCCGATCCCGCGGTCGCCGCTCGACGCCTCCGCGCGGCGTGGGGAGCGAGCTCGTGA
- a CDS encoding carboxylesterase/lipase family protein — translation MTLSTRRLSPPRGTPPRHDVEVTGGIVRGVLRRGLRMWRGIPYAAPPVGERRFRAPAPVEPWHDVRDASEFGAIPIQSRNGAFVGAARDAAMSEDCLTVNVIRPDSDETGLPVMVFIHGGAYMVGSSAEHRRNGEALVAEGGVVYVSFNYRLGALGYLDLTRYSTPERPIESNLGLRDQVVALEWVRDNIRAFGGDPARVTLFGESAGGNAVTTLMAVPAAHGLFARAIAQSSPANAIYPPEVTAVWAQEFVAILSDLVGDREVEATSDDEGGAVLTAASAEQLAEATVTLTLRTPDAHPGTIALSPVIDGELLPERPLDAFKEGRAAPVPLIIGTMDREGALFTGRLDILATTPSRIRAIFANTKKKARKAIKAEYPGLPARRPAADFGGDYAFWFPSVKVAERHSQFQPTYFYRFDLAPRLVRWMGFDATHGLDLFAVFDRIDRPFGRLMTALGGRRAFHATSRRMRSRWLAFAHGELFDESDWPRYEMEARRTLIIDEEDRIEADPRATRRHAWRLFVPHV, via the coding sequence GTGACCCTCTCGACGCGCCGCCTGTCGCCGCCTCGCGGGACGCCGCCGCGTCATGACGTCGAGGTCACCGGCGGGATCGTCCGGGGCGTGCTGCGGCGAGGTCTGCGGATGTGGCGAGGGATCCCCTATGCGGCGCCGCCGGTGGGAGAGCGACGCTTTCGCGCTCCCGCGCCGGTGGAGCCGTGGCACGACGTCCGCGACGCCTCGGAGTTCGGCGCCATCCCCATCCAGTCGCGCAACGGCGCGTTCGTCGGGGCGGCGCGCGACGCCGCGATGTCGGAGGACTGCCTCACCGTCAACGTGATCCGTCCCGACAGCGACGAGACCGGGCTGCCCGTCATGGTGTTCATCCACGGGGGCGCCTACATGGTGGGGTCGTCGGCGGAGCACCGGCGCAACGGGGAGGCGCTCGTCGCGGAGGGCGGCGTCGTCTACGTGAGCTTCAACTACCGCCTCGGAGCGCTCGGCTACCTCGATCTCACGCGCTACTCCACGCCCGAGCGCCCGATCGAGTCGAACCTGGGCCTTCGCGACCAGGTGGTGGCCCTCGAGTGGGTGCGCGACAACATCCGGGCCTTCGGCGGGGATCCGGCACGGGTCACGCTCTTCGGAGAGTCGGCGGGCGGCAACGCGGTCACGACGCTCATGGCCGTCCCCGCGGCGCACGGGCTGTTCGCCCGGGCCATCGCGCAGTCGTCCCCGGCCAACGCCATCTACCCGCCCGAGGTCACGGCGGTGTGGGCGCAGGAGTTCGTGGCGATCCTCAGCGACCTCGTGGGCGACCGGGAGGTCGAGGCGACCTCCGACGACGAGGGCGGCGCCGTGCTCACCGCGGCGTCGGCAGAGCAGCTCGCGGAGGCCACCGTGACCCTGACGCTCCGGACCCCGGATGCGCATCCCGGCACGATCGCGCTGTCCCCGGTCATCGACGGCGAGCTGCTGCCGGAGCGTCCCCTCGACGCCTTCAAGGAGGGCCGCGCGGCGCCCGTCCCCCTCATCATCGGCACGATGGATCGGGAGGGGGCGCTCTTCACGGGGCGACTCGACATCCTCGCGACGACGCCCTCCCGCATCCGCGCGATCTTCGCGAACACGAAGAAGAAGGCACGCAAGGCGATCAAGGCCGAGTACCCCGGGCTGCCGGCCCGGCGCCCTGCCGCGGACTTCGGCGGCGACTACGCCTTCTGGTTCCCGAGCGTGAAGGTGGCGGAGCGGCACTCGCAGTTCCAGCCGACGTACTTCTACCGCTTCGACCTGGCGCCCCGCCTCGTGCGCTGGATGGGCTTCGACGCCACCCACGGGCTCGACCTGTTCGCCGTCTTCGACCGCATCGATCGCCCGTTCGGCCGGCTCATGACCGCCCTCGGCGGTCGCCGCGCCTTCCACGCCACGAGTCGGCGGATGCGCTCCCGTTGGCTCGCCTTCGCCCACGGCGAGCTCTTCGACGAGTCGGACTGGCCCCGCTACGAGATGGAGGCGCGTCGCACCCTCATCATCGACGAGGAGGACCGCATCGAGGCGGATCCCCGCGCCACCCGCCGCCACGCCTGGCGCCTCTTCGTCCCCCATGTCTGA
- a CDS encoding DUF779 domain-containing protein codes for MPEPTALSRVDVTAAAADMLRQLSGTHGQLMFHQSGGCCDGSSPMCYPVGMFRVGSSDVLLGTLQVEGAYPIEVYMSRSQFEYWKNTHLTIDLVDGRGSGFSLEAPEGKRFLIRSRMLTDDELVAFDLAPAAPA; via the coding sequence ATGCCCGAGCCGACAGCGCTCTCGCGGGTCGACGTGACGGCTGCCGCAGCGGACATGCTGCGGCAGCTGTCGGGCACCCACGGGCAGCTGATGTTCCATCAGTCGGGCGGCTGCTGCGACGGCTCGTCACCCATGTGCTACCCGGTCGGGATGTTCCGGGTCGGGTCGTCCGACGTGCTGCTGGGCACGCTCCAGGTCGAGGGCGCGTACCCGATCGAGGTGTACATGTCCCGCTCGCAGTTCGAGTACTGGAAGAACACCCACCTCACGATCGACCTCGTCGACGGGCGGGGCAGCGGCTTCTCCCTCGAGGCGCCCGAGGGCAAGCGGTTCCTCATCCGCTCCCGGATGCTCACCGACGACGAGCTCGTCGCCTTCGACCTCGCCCCCGCCGCCCCCGCCTGA
- a CDS encoding potassium channel family protein, with product MTESSPHVPRAPQEPRASDEPHAPHPEQERGWVRATRSLLLCLSLAFLVAYSVQVLATDLTGDERTALTLFISATWTLFVVEYLVRFLRAPRKARFVRETPVELLAVIVPVFRPLLLLSYLHRIPALRGRSGSAVRGRVVSYAALFAVLFVYSISLGVLAAERGAPGANIETFGDALWWACVTIATVGYGDYYPVTALGRILAVMLMAGGIVIVGVATATIVSVLGERIRRTPAERSRD from the coding sequence ATGACCGAGAGCAGCCCGCACGTGCCGCGCGCGCCGCAGGAACCGCGCGCGTCGGACGAGCCGCACGCGCCGCATCCCGAGCAGGAGCGCGGCTGGGTGCGCGCCACCCGGAGCCTCCTCCTCTGCCTGTCGCTCGCGTTCCTCGTCGCGTACAGCGTTCAGGTGCTCGCGACCGACCTGACCGGTGACGAGCGGACGGCGCTCACCCTCTTCATCTCCGCCACCTGGACGCTCTTCGTCGTCGAGTACCTCGTCCGCTTCCTGCGAGCCCCGCGCAAGGCGCGGTTCGTCCGCGAGACCCCCGTCGAGCTGCTCGCGGTCATCGTCCCGGTCTTCCGGCCTCTGCTCCTGCTGTCGTACCTCCACCGCATCCCCGCCCTCCGGGGCCGGTCCGGATCGGCCGTGCGCGGGCGCGTCGTGAGCTACGCCGCTCTGTTCGCGGTCCTCTTCGTCTACTCCATCTCCCTCGGCGTGCTCGCCGCCGAACGGGGAGCACCCGGAGCGAACATCGAGACCTTCGGCGACGCCCTGTGGTGGGCATGTGTCACGATCGCCACGGTGGGATACGGCGACTACTACCCCGTCACCGCGCTCGGCCGCATCCTCGCCGTCATGCTGATGGCCGGGGGCATCGTCATCGTGGGCGTCGCGACGGCGACCATCGTGTCGGTGCTCGGCGAACGCATCCGTCGGACGCCTGCGGAGCGGTCCCGCGACTGA
- a CDS encoding stealth family protein: protein MRSDLLLSKGELTLDVARTTPRESMVADLLAVADALDSANIPYLLIRGNDDRPVLALQAKSRKAVRRALTAAFADEPFYAKAPGEHAHLVADGDAFAGKPRVVRIYRPRLDRTGHLRYGAEGAVQLEFWRVSNNTITTPVENSLTRTTIPRDEVVESTVELYGRSWRTIDGMFQPLASDVDFDIDMVFSWVDGTDIEFQRARAKRMANYVVGDGDDSEARYRQIDELKYALRSVWMYAPWVRRIFIATDSPAPAWLADDPRVTIVRSEEFFRNPDDLPTHNSHAVEAQLHRIPGLAEHFLYSNDDMFFGRPLSPDMFFSPGGVTKFVEATTRVGLGGNDPSRSGFENAARVNRALLQERFGRITTRHLEHSAAPLRKSVMFELEDEFAEAFARTTASPFRSATDISVTNSFYHYYALMTGRAVVQTQARVQYIETTLRSALKAMRRLLKRRDADMFCLNDGSKPEIGVEERTTAVIDFLERYFPFPAPWEKESRAEVSVGSAEGPASSSGALAQPVG, encoded by the coding sequence ATGAGGTCCGACCTTCTGCTCTCCAAGGGGGAGCTGACGCTCGACGTGGCGCGCACGACGCCACGGGAGTCGATGGTCGCCGACCTCCTGGCGGTGGCGGATGCGCTCGACTCGGCGAACATCCCCTACCTCCTCATCCGGGGCAACGACGACCGCCCCGTTCTGGCGCTCCAGGCGAAGTCGCGGAAGGCCGTGCGCCGTGCGCTGACCGCGGCGTTCGCCGACGAGCCCTTCTATGCGAAGGCCCCGGGAGAGCATGCCCACCTGGTGGCCGACGGCGACGCCTTCGCGGGCAAGCCCCGCGTCGTGCGCATCTACCGTCCGCGGCTCGACCGCACCGGACACCTCCGCTACGGGGCGGAGGGCGCGGTGCAGCTCGAGTTCTGGCGGGTGTCGAACAACACCATCACGACCCCGGTCGAGAACTCGCTCACGCGGACGACCATCCCGCGCGACGAGGTCGTCGAGTCGACGGTCGAGCTGTACGGCCGCAGCTGGCGGACGATCGACGGCATGTTCCAGCCGCTCGCCTCCGACGTCGACTTCGACATCGACATGGTGTTCTCCTGGGTCGACGGCACGGACATCGAGTTCCAGCGTGCCCGCGCCAAGCGCATGGCGAACTACGTGGTGGGCGACGGCGACGACTCCGAGGCCCGCTACCGCCAGATCGACGAGCTGAAGTACGCCCTGCGGAGCGTGTGGATGTACGCGCCGTGGGTGCGTCGCATCTTCATCGCCACCGACTCCCCGGCGCCCGCGTGGCTCGCCGACGACCCGCGGGTCACCATCGTGCGCAGCGAGGAGTTCTTCCGCAACCCCGACGACCTGCCCACGCACAACTCGCACGCCGTCGAGGCGCAGCTGCACCGCATCCCGGGCCTGGCCGAGCACTTCCTCTACAGCAACGACGACATGTTCTTCGGGCGTCCGCTCAGCCCCGACATGTTCTTCTCGCCCGGCGGGGTGACGAAGTTCGTCGAGGCCACCACACGCGTCGGTCTCGGCGGCAACGACCCCTCGCGCAGCGGGTTCGAGAACGCCGCGCGGGTCAACCGCGCCCTGCTCCAGGAGCGCTTCGGCCGGATCACCACGCGGCACCTCGAGCACAGCGCCGCGCCGCTCCGGAAGAGCGTCATGTTCGAGCTGGAGGACGAGTTCGCCGAGGCCTTCGCACGGACGACGGCGAGCCCGTTCCGCTCGGCGACCGACATCTCGGTCACGAACTCCTTCTACCACTACTACGCCCTGATGACGGGCCGCGCGGTGGTGCAGACGCAGGCGCGGGTGCAGTACATCGAGACCACGCTCCGCTCGGCGCTCAAGGCCATGCGCCGGCTCCTCAAGCGCCGCGACGCCGACATGTTCTGCCTCAACGACGGCTCGAAGCCCGAGATCGGGGTCGAGGAGCGCACGACCGCGGTCATCGACTTCCTCGAGCGCTACTTCCCCTTCCCCGCTCCGTGGGAGAAGGAGTCGCGCGCCGAGGTCAGCGTCGGGTCGGCAGAAGGACCGGCATCGTCATCGGGGGCTCTGGCGCAACCCGTGGGCTGA
- the thiM gene encoding hydroxyethylthiazole kinase encodes MSLLTRTPDHLLDLTCSALEEVRARTPLVQCITNSVVVNVTANSLLALGASAAMVDIPGEAGPFATVASGLLVNLGTPTSEQREAMLEAVAAASEAGTPWVLDPVAVGALPVRTALAGRLVDLGPTVVRGNASEILAVAGAGAGGRGVDASDGVESALPAARSLAERTGGVVAVSGPVDVVTDGRDVIRIANGHPLLTRITGGGCALGAVMAAFAAVDDDRFATTVAAITVYTVAAELAAARAAGPGSFGVEMLDALAAVDADTIRRLGMLS; translated from the coding sequence ATGTCGCTCTTGACGCGCACGCCTGACCATCTGCTCGACCTCACCTGCTCCGCGCTGGAGGAGGTCCGCGCACGCACGCCGCTCGTGCAGTGCATCACGAACAGCGTGGTGGTGAACGTCACCGCCAACTCCCTGCTCGCCCTGGGCGCCTCCGCTGCGATGGTCGACATCCCCGGGGAGGCCGGGCCGTTCGCGACGGTCGCCTCGGGCCTCCTCGTGAACCTCGGGACCCCGACCTCGGAGCAGCGGGAGGCGATGCTGGAGGCGGTGGCCGCAGCGAGCGAGGCGGGCACGCCGTGGGTGCTCGACCCGGTCGCGGTCGGGGCCCTGCCCGTGCGCACGGCGCTGGCCGGACGGCTCGTCGACCTCGGCCCCACCGTGGTGAGGGGGAACGCCTCCGAGATCCTCGCGGTGGCGGGCGCGGGAGCGGGCGGCCGCGGAGTCGACGCGTCCGACGGAGTCGAGTCGGCCCTGCCCGCCGCGCGATCGCTGGCGGAGCGGACCGGGGGAGTGGTCGCGGTCTCGGGGCCCGTGGACGTCGTCACCGACGGACGCGACGTCATCCGGATCGCGAACGGGCATCCCCTGCTCACGCGGATCACGGGCGGGGGGTGCGCGCTGGGGGCGGTGATGGCGGCCTTCGCCGCGGTCGACGACGACCGCTTCGCGACCACGGTCGCGGCGATCACCGTCTACACGGTCGCGGCCGAGCTCGCCGCGGCCCGTGCCGCGGGCCCGGGGAGCTTCGGCGTCGAGATGCTCGACGCCCTCGCCGCCGTCGACGCCGACACGATCCGCCGCCTCGGGATGCTGTCGTGA
- a CDS encoding alpha/beta fold hydrolase has product MSDSGAEARRVAVARDESLPDVDWADPPAGTVVSTFLAPSGRLATWSLGDPAHPRVVLVAGATGSKEDFHFLMPELVAAGYFTQSYDLAGNFQSAGAGPWNLEPPEDRYTLRLFVDDMIAFLEAGTTPAHLLGYSFAGVVAAVVAVQRPELVASLTFLGTPPDPGQSFAGVKRLGPFARLATPGAAAALMRWGVQVNVLHVKPGRLAFVRDRFRFTRRDAHRDIMRIMMEAPDVESRLRALSIPKAVAVGEHDLWPLERHARFAEAIGASISVYRTGHSPCEDAPYELAADMLALFEKADPPAPSA; this is encoded by the coding sequence GTGTCAGACTCGGGGGCAGAGGCCAGACGCGTCGCGGTGGCGCGCGACGAGAGTCTGCCCGATGTCGACTGGGCCGATCCTCCGGCGGGGACGGTCGTCTCCACCTTCCTCGCTCCGAGCGGCCGCCTCGCCACCTGGTCTCTCGGCGATCCCGCGCATCCGCGGGTCGTGCTCGTCGCGGGGGCGACGGGTTCCAAGGAGGACTTCCACTTCCTCATGCCCGAGCTCGTCGCGGCCGGGTATTTCACGCAGAGCTACGACCTGGCGGGGAACTTCCAGTCGGCGGGCGCCGGCCCGTGGAACCTGGAGCCGCCGGAGGACCGGTACACGCTGCGACTCTTCGTCGACGACATGATCGCGTTCCTCGAGGCCGGCACGACACCGGCGCACCTCCTGGGGTACTCGTTCGCCGGGGTGGTGGCCGCGGTGGTCGCGGTCCAGAGACCCGAGCTGGTGGCGAGCCTCACGTTCCTCGGCACCCCTCCCGACCCCGGGCAGAGCTTCGCCGGGGTGAAGCGGCTCGGCCCCTTCGCCCGGCTCGCCACCCCCGGCGCGGCCGCGGCGCTCATGCGCTGGGGCGTCCAGGTCAACGTGCTGCACGTCAAGCCCGGGCGGCTGGCGTTCGTGCGCGACCGCTTCCGCTTCACCAGGCGCGATGCGCATCGCGACATCATGCGCATCATGATGGAGGCGCCCGACGTTGAGTCGCGGTTGCGGGCGCTGAGCATCCCCAAGGCCGTCGCTGTGGGCGAGCACGATCTGTGGCCGCTCGAGCGGCACGCCCGCTTCGCGGAGGCCATCGGGGCGAGCATCAGCGTGTACCGCACCGGGCACAGCCCCTGCGAGGATGCGCCCTACGAGCTGGCCGCCGACATGCTCGCGCTGTTCGAGAAGGCGGATCCACCAGCGCCGTCGGCCTGA